In Aureibaculum algae, the following are encoded in one genomic region:
- a CDS encoding S1/P1 nuclease, giving the protein MISKFSLFISVLFISSSIFATSIEWGPTGHRTTGKIAENHLKKSVLKKIDKLLDGQSLAFVSTYGDEIKSDKKYNKFYTWHYVNMPFDKTYETSEKNPQGDLVTGINKCVEVLKDENSSKEDKAFYLKLLVHLVGDLHQPMHVGRAEDKGGNTVQVQWFGRGTNLHRVWDSDMINEWGMSYLELADNEQDLSKAQLKAIQAGSVIDWVNESHDLTKKVYASVKVGENLRYQYNYDHFKTVRQQLQKAGIRLAELLNDIFA; this is encoded by the coding sequence ATGATCTCAAAATTTTCACTTTTTATATCTGTCCTATTTATTTCAAGTTCAATCTTTGCTACTTCTATAGAGTGGGGACCAACTGGACACAGAACTACAGGAAAAATAGCCGAAAATCATTTAAAGAAAAGCGTGCTTAAAAAGATTGACAAGTTATTAGACGGTCAAAGTCTAGCATTTGTATCTACTTATGGAGATGAGATAAAGTCAGATAAAAAATATAATAAATTTTACACATGGCATTATGTGAATATGCCTTTTGATAAAACTTATGAAACATCAGAAAAAAATCCACAAGGTGATTTGGTTACGGGTATAAATAAATGTGTTGAAGTTTTAAAAGACGAAAACAGTTCTAAAGAAGACAAGGCTTTTTATTTAAAACTGTTAGTCCATTTAGTAGGCGACTTACACCAACCTATGCACGTTGGTAGAGCTGAAGATAAAGGTGGAAATACAGTACAAGTACAATGGTTTGGTAGAGGCACAAATTTACACCGCGTTTGGGATAGTGACATGATTAATGAATGGGGAATGAGCTACCTTGAATTGGCAGACAACGAACAAGACTTATCTAAAGCACAATTAAAAGCTATTCAAGCAGGTTCTGTTATTGATTGGGTTAATGAATCGCATGATCTTACTAAAAAAGTCTATGCTTCTGTTAAAGTTGGTGAGAATTTACGATACCAATATAACTATGATCACTTTAAAACCGTAAGACAGCAACTTCAAAAAGCTGGAATCAGATTGGCCGAATTGTTAAATGATATTTTTGCTTAA
- a CDS encoding outer membrane beta-barrel protein produces MKKLLLTSFVLITFIANSNAQEEYGIKAGFFNSERATNISFQNSGLKTDTNFNEGIYFGAFAEFELSEKFGLRPEITYASVKNDFDQLRVPLLGTYKIGKKFKVFLGPEIGYLLTDNENFNNIHFGATIGVAYEIIKNLSIEARYYYAFTESLKNNYSYDSSAKFNSFQLGLVYRFGK; encoded by the coding sequence ATGAAAAAATTATTACTTACCAGTTTTGTGCTGATCACTTTCATTGCTAATTCGAATGCCCAAGAGGAGTACGGAATTAAGGCTGGATTTTTCAATTCAGAAAGAGCAACAAATATTTCTTTTCAAAATAGTGGACTAAAAACGGATACAAATTTTAATGAAGGTATTTACTTTGGTGCCTTTGCTGAATTTGAGCTGTCTGAAAAATTCGGTTTGCGACCAGAAATTACTTATGCTTCTGTTAAAAATGATTTTGATCAATTGCGTGTTCCTTTACTGGGAACCTATAAAATTGGAAAAAAGTTTAAGGTTTTCTTGGGCCCAGAGATTGGCTATTTATTAACCGATAATGAAAACTTTAATAATATCCATTTTGGAGCTACAATTGGTGTTGCTTATGAAATAATTAAAAATTTATCAATTGAAGCACGATATTATTATGCATTCACAGAGTCTCTGAAAAATAATTATTCATACGATTCATCAGCAAAGTTTAATAGTTTTCAATTAGGTCTTGTGTACCGTTTTGGCAAATAA
- a CDS encoding 3-oxoacyl-ACP synthase III family protein, with amino-acid sequence MYNSKITGLGFYVPENIVTNDDLSKLMDTNDEWIQERTGIKRRRWIPEDSDLTSATMGANAAKIAIERAGLTKDDIDFIVFATLSPDYYFPGCGVQIQDMLDMPTIGAIDIRNQCSGFVYALSTADQFIKTGMYKNILVIGSEYHSNGLDKSTRGRGVSVIFGDGAGACVLSRTEDNNKGILSSHLHSQGKYADKLIVKSPSIKHWIPEILASTEEDTSYYPYMDGTFVFKNAVVRFSEVIMEGLTANDLTAKDIDMFIPHQANLRISQFVQKKFALSDDQVYNNIMEYGNTTAASIIIALAEAHEKGKIKDNDLVVLAAFGSGFTWGSVIIRW; translated from the coding sequence ATGTACAATTCAAAAATTACAGGACTAGGTTTTTACGTTCCTGAAAATATTGTCACCAATGACGATCTTTCAAAACTAATGGATACAAATGATGAATGGATTCAAGAAAGAACGGGTATAAAAAGAAGACGGTGGATTCCAGAAGACAGTGACCTAACCTCAGCAACAATGGGTGCTAATGCTGCCAAAATCGCCATTGAACGTGCAGGTTTAACCAAAGATGATATTGATTTTATTGTATTTGCAACGTTAAGTCCTGATTACTATTTTCCTGGTTGTGGAGTTCAAATACAAGACATGCTAGATATGCCAACTATTGGAGCTATTGATATAAGAAATCAATGTTCGGGTTTTGTATATGCTCTATCAACTGCTGATCAGTTTATAAAGACAGGTATGTATAAAAACATATTGGTTATTGGATCTGAATACCATTCTAATGGCTTAGATAAAAGTACTCGTGGTAGAGGTGTTTCTGTAATATTTGGAGACGGTGCCGGTGCTTGTGTTTTATCAAGAACAGAAGATAACAATAAAGGTATTTTATCTTCACATTTGCATAGTCAAGGAAAATATGCAGATAAATTAATAGTAAAATCACCGAGTATAAAACATTGGATACCTGAAATTTTAGCATCTACTGAAGAGGATACTTCCTATTATCCATATATGGATGGGACATTTGTTTTTAAAAATGCAGTAGTTCGATTTAGTGAGGTGATTATGGAAGGCTTAACAGCTAACGATCTGACAGCAAAAGATATTGATATGTTTATTCCGCATCAAGCCAATTTACGGATTTCACAGTTTGTTCAGAAAAAATTTGCCTTAAGTGATGATCAAGTCTATAATAATATAATGGAATACGGAAATACGACTGCTGCATCTATTATTATCGCCTTAGCTGAAGCTCATGAAAAAGGTAAAATTAAGGATAATGATTTAGTGGTATTAGCTGCGTTTGGTAGCGGATTTACTTGGGGAAGTGTAATTATAAGATGGTAA
- the htpG gene encoding molecular chaperone HtpG: MAKGKINVSVENIFPLIKKFLYSDHEIFLRELISNATDATLKLKHLSTIGETKVDYDNPLIEVKIDKEGKKLHIIDHGVGMSKEEVEKYINQVAFSGAEEFLEKYKDSAKDSGIIGHFGLGFYSAFMVAEKVEIITKSHVEEEGAIHWVCDGSPEFTLTKSKKKDRGTEIILHIADDSTEFLEEHRISELLLKYNKFMPVPIKFGTKEINDPTFEPKTIKDKDGKETTEPHKQLTVDNIINNPNPAWTKQPADLKDEDYKSFYRELYPMQFEEPLFHIHLNVDYPFNLTGILYFPKLTTNLDVQKDRIQLYQNQVFVTDNVEGIVPEFLQMLRGVIDSPDIPLNVSRSYLQADGAVKKISSYITKKVGDKLQSLFKNDREGFEQKWNDIKIVIEYGMLSEPKFFDKAQKFALFPTVDDKYFTFEELVEKVKPAQTDKDKNIVLLYATNVDEQHGYIEEAKAKGYEVLLLDSPIISHLIQKIEGENSELSAEKQPIKFARVDSDFVDNLIKKDEEQISKLSDEEKTKLKEIVEGIVPKDKYTVQLEALDSNANPFIITIPEFIRRMKEMSQTGGGGMMGMSNFPEMYNLVVNTNNELMQKIIKSKGKKEEYVNQALDLAKLSQNLLKGKDLTSFIKRSFELMK; this comes from the coding sequence ATGGCAAAAGGAAAAATTAATGTTTCAGTTGAAAACATATTTCCGTTAATTAAAAAATTCTTGTATTCTGATCATGAAATATTTTTACGAGAATTAATATCAAATGCTACAGATGCAACATTAAAACTTAAGCACCTTTCTACAATTGGTGAAACCAAAGTTGATTATGATAACCCACTAATTGAGGTTAAAATTGATAAAGAAGGTAAGAAATTACATATTATCGATCATGGTGTGGGAATGTCTAAAGAAGAGGTTGAAAAGTATATCAATCAAGTTGCTTTTTCTGGAGCTGAAGAGTTCTTAGAAAAATATAAAGATTCGGCCAAAGATTCAGGAATTATAGGACACTTTGGACTTGGATTTTATTCTGCTTTTATGGTAGCAGAAAAAGTAGAAATTATTACAAAATCACATGTAGAGGAAGAAGGTGCTATACATTGGGTTTGTGATGGTTCTCCTGAATTTACATTGACAAAATCTAAGAAAAAAGACAGAGGAACAGAAATTATATTGCATATAGCTGATGATTCTACTGAATTTTTAGAAGAACACAGAATTAGTGAATTGTTATTGAAATACAATAAGTTTATGCCTGTGCCAATTAAATTTGGTACCAAAGAAATAAATGATCCTACTTTTGAGCCTAAAACTATCAAGGATAAGGACGGTAAAGAAACAACCGAACCACATAAGCAACTTACGGTAGATAATATTATCAATAACCCGAACCCTGCTTGGACAAAACAACCTGCCGATTTAAAAGATGAAGATTACAAATCTTTTTATAGAGAGTTGTATCCAATGCAATTTGAAGAGCCATTATTCCACATTCATTTAAATGTAGATTATCCTTTTAATTTAACAGGTATTTTGTATTTTCCTAAGTTGACTACCAATTTAGATGTGCAAAAAGATAGAATTCAATTGTATCAAAATCAAGTGTTTGTAACGGATAACGTGGAAGGTATTGTTCCAGAATTTTTACAAATGTTACGTGGTGTTATTGATTCTCCAGATATTCCTTTAAATGTATCACGTAGTTATTTGCAAGCTGATGGTGCTGTAAAAAAGATTTCAAGCTATATCACTAAAAAAGTGGGTGATAAATTACAATCATTATTTAAAAATGATAGAGAAGGTTTTGAGCAAAAATGGAATGACATTAAAATTGTTATTGAATATGGAATGCTTTCAGAGCCTAAATTCTTTGATAAAGCTCAAAAATTTGCATTGTTTCCAACAGTAGATGATAAGTATTTTACTTTTGAGGAGTTGGTTGAAAAAGTAAAACCAGCACAAACAGATAAAGATAAAAACATTGTATTGCTTTATGCTACTAATGTAGATGAGCAACATGGTTATATAGAAGAGGCAAAAGCAAAAGGTTATGAAGTATTATTGTTAGACTCTCCGATAATTTCTCATTTAATTCAAAAAATTGAAGGTGAAAATTCTGAGTTGTCTGCAGAAAAACAGCCTATAAAATTTGCGAGAGTAGATTCTGATTTTGTTGATAATTTGATTAAAAAAGACGAAGAGCAAATTTCAAAATTATCAGACGAAGAGAAAACAAAATTAAAAGAGATTGTAGAAGGAATTGTACCTAAAGATAAATATACAGTGCAATTAGAAGCGTTAGATTCTAATGCGAATCCTTTTATAATTACTATACCTGAGTTTATACGTAGAATGAAAGAAATGAGCCAAACTGGTGGTGGTGGAATGATGGGAATGAGTAATTTTCCTGAAATGTATAATTTGGTGGTGAATACCAATAATGAGTTAATGCAAAAAATTATTAAATCTAAAGGTAAAAAAGAAGAATATGTGAATCAGGCCTTAGATTTGGCAAAATTATCTCAAAACTTATTGAAAGGTAAGGATTTAACAAGTTTTATCAAACGTAGTTTTGAATTGATGAAATAA
- a CDS encoding FUSC family protein — MVGNLLKSIELFLKGASFYRGIVLTIAVTLPIAILYSIGQTAIIVPIVFGTFVNAPSDIPGSLKRKVNGIFISISLTAIVTLLILFAKPYFLVLLIALAILSFFSAMIAVYGFRGSLIAFSGLLAMVLALAVKDISGIDILLHVGLLIIGGLWYLIISLLLSRISSKKDQKKLLSDTLELTGEYLKLRGRLLTERDLHDDLFKKILELQTKISEKHETLRESLLITRRKTGRSHYEERRLLIFISLIDILELALANTLDYSKIDDLFNTKKNYLETFSNVNVVMGEHLVMLSKAIINNDKIPTKNELLNVFANAHKEIDNYVAEVGLPEAREGALTLRNIYTYQQQLLYQIRAIRRVMANVKNAAKLSVKKQEESQFITLQEYRFSIILEHLSFKSTIFRHALRLSVAVVAAYLLGSLLDIKNAYWIILTLIVIMRPNYGLTRERFLNRIIGTIIGAAVAALIIFTTQNIIVYGVLAVLSLTFAFSLIQQSYKVGAAFITLHVIFVYALLQPNAFSVIGYRVLDTLIGAILAVIANYVLWPLWEFKNLDQDILAVLKANNNYLLATQKLYNKTNGLNTHYKMPRKEAFLAMSELNAAFQRVTQDPKSKQKEYQLIYDIVTLNHTIISAIASLGSFIQKHKVSSLNEQFDVFIIHISNNLKEARNILDKNKKLKINQDDNIENAKEELLDNYINLANERDQEIKSGQLDVKEEMLINLQEAHLLYNQLIWLRNLTDNLKKATFKYKELVK; from the coding sequence ATGGTAGGCAACTTGTTAAAATCAATTGAGTTATTTTTAAAAGGAGCTAGTTTTTACAGAGGTATTGTATTAACTATTGCTGTGACATTACCAATCGCTATACTATATTCTATTGGTCAGACTGCTATAATAGTTCCTATTGTTTTTGGAACTTTTGTAAACGCACCTAGTGATATTCCAGGAAGTTTAAAGCGAAAAGTTAATGGTATATTCATCAGTATTTCCTTAACCGCAATTGTTACCCTATTAATCCTATTTGCAAAACCCTATTTCTTAGTACTACTAATAGCTTTGGCAATTTTATCATTTTTTAGTGCCATGATTGCTGTATATGGTTTTAGAGGTTCCTTAATTGCTTTTTCAGGTTTGTTAGCAATGGTGTTAGCCTTAGCAGTTAAGGATATAAGTGGCATTGATATTTTGTTACATGTTGGTCTATTAATTATAGGAGGCCTATGGTATCTCATAATTTCGCTGCTATTAAGTCGGATTTCTTCTAAAAAAGATCAAAAAAAATTACTATCAGATACGCTAGAATTAACAGGTGAATATTTAAAATTACGAGGACGGCTATTAACGGAACGTGATTTACATGATGATTTGTTTAAGAAAATATTAGAACTTCAAACTAAAATTAGCGAGAAGCATGAAACACTTCGCGAATCTCTTTTAATTACCAGAAGGAAAACGGGGCGTTCACATTATGAAGAAAGAAGACTACTTATATTTATTTCGTTGATAGATATTTTGGAGTTGGCATTGGCAAACACCTTAGATTACTCGAAGATTGATGATTTATTCAATACAAAAAAAAATTATTTAGAGACCTTTAGTAACGTTAATGTTGTTATGGGGGAGCATTTAGTAATGCTGTCTAAAGCGATAATCAATAATGATAAAATACCTACAAAAAACGAATTACTAAACGTTTTTGCAAATGCACATAAAGAGATTGATAATTATGTTGCAGAAGTAGGTTTACCTGAGGCTAGGGAAGGAGCCTTAACACTTCGTAATATTTACACATATCAACAACAGCTGTTATATCAAATAAGGGCTATAAGACGCGTAATGGCAAATGTAAAAAACGCAGCAAAATTATCAGTAAAAAAACAAGAAGAAAGCCAGTTTATTACACTTCAAGAATACCGATTTTCTATTATTTTAGAGCATTTGAGTTTTAAATCTACCATATTCAGACATGCCTTAAGGTTAAGTGTAGCGGTGGTTGCTGCTTATTTGTTGGGAAGTTTATTAGATATAAAAAATGCCTATTGGATAATTCTGACGCTAATTGTAATTATGCGTCCTAATTATGGATTGACCAGAGAGCGTTTTTTAAATAGAATTATAGGAACAATTATTGGGGCGGCTGTTGCAGCTTTAATTATTTTTACTACCCAAAATATAATAGTCTATGGGGTCTTGGCAGTTTTATCCTTAACATTTGCGTTCTCATTAATTCAGCAAAGTTATAAGGTTGGAGCGGCTTTTATTACCCTCCATGTTATTTTTGTATATGCTCTATTGCAGCCCAATGCATTTTCAGTAATAGGGTACCGAGTTTTAGATACTCTAATTGGGGCAATTTTGGCAGTTATTGCTAATTATGTGCTTTGGCCACTTTGGGAATTCAAGAATTTAGATCAGGATATTTTAGCTGTTTTAAAAGCAAACAATAATTATTTATTGGCAACTCAAAAGCTATATAATAAAACAAACGGATTAAATACACATTATAAAATGCCTAGAAAGGAAGCTTTTTTAGCTATGAGTGAATTAAATGCTGCATTTCAACGTGTAACGCAAGATCCGAAATCTAAGCAGAAAGAATATCAGCTTATTTATGATATAGTTACTTTAAATCATACGATTATATCAGCTATTGCATCTTTGGGTAGTTTTATTCAAAAGCATAAAGTTTCCTCTTTAAATGAACAATTTGATGTTTTTATTATACATATAAGTAATAATTTAAAAGAGGCTCGTAATATTTTAGATAAGAATAAAAAGCTAAAAATTAATCAGGACGATAATATTGAAAATGCGAAAGAAGAATTATTAGATAATTATATAAATCTAGCAAATGAAAGAGATCAGGAAATAAAATCAGGGCAACTTGATGTAAAGGAAGAGATGCTCATTAATTTGCAAGAAGCACATTTATTATACAATCAACTAATTTGGTTGAGAAACTTGACTGATAATCTTAAAAAAGCAACGTTTAAGTATAAGGAACTTGTAAAATAA
- a CDS encoding DUF349 domain-containing protein — protein sequence MLDDKSNSTEDEKSTEKEIEAITENVEHLKKEGVDEAISEKEVEKTESPIVVEEKTEPIEVDDKKAETEQVKTEVSEEETVSEEEIVVSKTTKDKTEDEEIVSFDTLDLEQLVKELQKLLKTDNITSIKTDVDTIKKNFNKKFGQLLAEKKEAFIAEGGNEIDFYYSTPIKSAYNDLLFEYKTKREAFYAEKASEQKDNLTKRLTLIEDLKELIDNAEPSTMYAHFKELQEKWRGVGRIPSAQYNDTWRTYEHHVERFYDLLHLSNDLRDLDFKHNLEEKLKLAERSEQLAEMTDLNAAFKELQVLHRLWKEEVGPVAREHREEIWDRFSNATKKIHEKRHEHQKVLESKYEENVDKKREVIEKISNLIEDSSNTSHKYWQQKIKELEELRQQFFKIGKVPRNVNDKIWNEFKDSTRKFNKLKNGYYKNIKNEQNSNLEKKNALVAKAESFKDSEDFDATTEVMKEIQAEWKTIGHVPRKFSDKIWKQFKDACNHYFDRLHGKQDEANKEQIEAFNKKKEMLDNLKSQADENEVVSLEVINSYIDDWNKLESLPHNMHHIEVKFNKTLNSLYGKLDLDEKEIAMLKFKNMVNSYVETNNYRKLDSEQLFVRKKIDEVTREIQQLENNMGFFANTNADNPLLKGVQNNIENYNNQLEIWKTKLNYITSLDY from the coding sequence ATGTTAGACGATAAATCAAATAGTACAGAAGACGAAAAATCAACGGAAAAAGAAATCGAGGCAATTACAGAAAATGTAGAGCATTTGAAAAAAGAAGGCGTTGACGAAGCGATTTCTGAAAAGGAAGTTGAAAAAACAGAAAGCCCAATAGTTGTTGAAGAAAAAACGGAGCCGATAGAAGTTGACGATAAAAAGGCAGAAACTGAACAAGTGAAAACTGAAGTTTCAGAAGAAGAAACTGTTTCAGAAGAAGAGATCGTAGTTTCTAAAACAACAAAAGATAAGACTGAGGACGAAGAAATAGTAAGTTTTGATACGTTAGATTTAGAGCAACTGGTTAAAGAGCTTCAAAAACTATTAAAGACTGATAATATAACAAGCATCAAAACAGATGTTGATACCATAAAAAAGAATTTCAATAAAAAATTTGGTCAACTATTGGCTGAAAAGAAAGAAGCTTTTATCGCTGAAGGAGGTAATGAGATTGATTTCTATTATAGTACACCCATAAAATCTGCATACAATGATTTACTTTTTGAGTATAAAACAAAAAGAGAAGCATTCTATGCTGAAAAAGCCAGTGAACAAAAAGACAATTTAACAAAACGATTGACTTTAATTGAAGATTTAAAAGAACTTATTGATAATGCAGAGCCATCTACTATGTATGCTCATTTTAAGGAACTTCAAGAAAAATGGCGTGGTGTAGGTAGAATTCCTAGTGCTCAATACAATGATACTTGGCGTACTTACGAACATCATGTTGAGCGATTTTATGATTTGTTACATTTAAGTAATGATTTAAGAGATCTTGATTTTAAGCATAATTTAGAAGAAAAATTGAAATTAGCGGAAAGGTCTGAGCAATTAGCAGAAATGACAGATTTAAATGCGGCTTTTAAAGAATTACAAGTGTTACATAGATTATGGAAGGAAGAAGTAGGGCCAGTTGCTAGAGAACATCGAGAAGAAATTTGGGATCGATTTAGTAATGCCACTAAAAAGATTCATGAGAAAAGACACGAGCATCAAAAGGTCTTAGAATCTAAGTATGAGGAGAATGTAGATAAGAAAAGAGAAGTTATAGAGAAAATTTCTAATCTAATAGAAGATAGTAGTAATACTTCTCATAAGTATTGGCAGCAAAAGATAAAAGAATTAGAGGAATTAAGACAGCAGTTTTTTAAAATAGGTAAGGTTCCAAGAAATGTAAATGACAAGATCTGGAATGAATTTAAAGATTCAACTAGAAAATTTAATAAGCTTAAGAATGGCTATTATAAAAATATAAAGAACGAACAAAATAGTAACCTAGAAAAAAAGAATGCTTTAGTAGCGAAGGCAGAATCATTTAAAGATAGTGAAGATTTTGACGCCACCACTGAAGTTATGAAAGAGATTCAAGCAGAATGGAAAACGATTGGTCATGTGCCAAGAAAATTTTCTGATAAAATCTGGAAACAATTTAAAGATGCCTGTAATCATTATTTTGACAGATTACATGGTAAGCAAGACGAGGCAAATAAAGAGCAAATAGAAGCTTTTAATAAAAAGAAAGAAATGCTTGATAACCTTAAAAGTCAAGCCGATGAAAATGAAGTAGTAAGCTTAGAGGTTATTAACTCTTATATTGATGATTGGAATAAGTTAGAAAGTTTACCACATAATATGCATCATATTGAAGTGAAATTTAATAAAACATTAAATTCACTTTATGGGAAGTTAGACCTAGATGAGAAAGAGATTGCCATGTTAAAGTTTAAGAATATGGTGAATAGTTATGTAGAAACAAACAATTATAGAAAACTTGACAGTGAGCAGCTTTTTGTAAGAAAGAAAATAGATGAAGTTACTAGAGAAATTCAGCAATTAGAGAATAATATGGGCTTCTTCGCAAATACAAATGCGGACAATCCACTTTTAAAAGGAGTTCAGAATAATATTGAAAACTATAATAATCAATTAGAAATCTGGAAAACTAAATTAAATTATATAACCAGTCTAGATTATTAG
- a CDS encoding shikimate dehydrogenase family protein produces the protein MEKMLKKRKFGLIGKDISYSFSRHYFTKKFKELNLVNHEYGNFDFQNINEFSEINLKEVAGFNVTIPYKEKIIAFLDKIDAVAEEIGAVNTIKITNDHKLIGFNTDYYGFQESIKPWIQSHHKKALVLGTGGASKAILYVLKKLNIEYTVVSRTPIAGQISYDQITKEVMRDYTVIVNSTPLGTFPDVDKCPTIPYEYLTDKHLLFDLIYNPDKTTFLAKGEKKGAKIVNGSKMLELQAEKAWEIWNL, from the coding sequence ATGGAAAAAATGCTAAAAAAAAGAAAATTCGGATTGATAGGTAAAGACATTTCCTATTCCTTTTCGAGACATTATTTTACTAAAAAATTTAAGGAATTAAATTTGGTCAATCACGAATATGGTAATTTTGATTTTCAAAATATTAATGAGTTTTCGGAAATCAATTTGAAAGAAGTTGCAGGTTTTAATGTGACAATTCCCTATAAAGAAAAAATAATTGCTTTTTTGGATAAAATAGATGCTGTTGCAGAAGAAATAGGAGCAGTGAATACAATTAAAATAACTAATGATCATAAATTGATTGGATTCAATACGGATTATTATGGCTTTCAAGAGTCTATAAAGCCTTGGATACAATCTCATCATAAAAAGGCCTTGGTATTAGGTACTGGAGGGGCGTCAAAAGCCATATTATATGTGTTAAAAAAATTAAATATTGAATATACAGTAGTGTCTCGTACGCCTATAGCTGGTCAAATTTCGTATGATCAAATTACAAAGGAAGTGATGCGTGATTATACTGTGATCGTAAACAGTACACCTTTAGGAACATTTCCTGACGTAGATAAATGTCCCACTATTCCTTATGAATACCTTACAGACAAGCATCTGTTGTTTGATCTAATTTACAATCCTGACAAAACTACTTTTTTAGCAAAAGGAGAGAAAAAAGGAGCTAAAATTGTAAATGGATCTAAAATGCTTGAGTTACAAGCTGAAAAAGCATGGGAGATCTGGAACTTATAG
- a CDS encoding SPFH domain-containing protein produces the protein MKEEKIIKVPNGYFMLFLSLVLICGGIYGFVTFDMVFVVAVIIGIFLLPGFFLVNPNTSKVLLLFGKYVGTVKDNGFFWANPFYTKRKISLRASNFDSERVKVNDKLGNPIMISTILVWRVQDTFKAAFDVDNFENFVRVQSDAAVRKLASLYPYDNFADEGLDEDITLRASVNEVSEALEQELSERLAMAGIEVLEARIGYLAYAQEIANAMLKRQQATAIVAARHKIVEGAVSMVEMALDELSKKNIIDLDEDRKATMVSNLMVILCSDKDATPVVNTGTLT, from the coding sequence ATGAAAGAAGAAAAAATTATAAAAGTACCCAACGGTTATTTTATGCTGTTTTTAAGTCTCGTTTTAATTTGTGGAGGTATTTACGGGTTTGTTACTTTCGATATGGTCTTTGTGGTCGCTGTTATTATAGGAATATTTCTGCTTCCTGGCTTCTTCTTAGTCAATCCTAACACATCAAAAGTGTTGTTGCTTTTCGGAAAGTATGTTGGTACTGTAAAAGATAATGGCTTCTTTTGGGCAAATCCCTTTTATACCAAAAGAAAAATTTCTTTAAGAGCAAGTAACTTTGATAGTGAGCGTGTAAAAGTAAACGACAAGCTTGGTAATCCAATTATGATTAGTACTATTTTGGTTTGGCGTGTTCAAGATACTTTCAAAGCGGCTTTTGATGTTGATAATTTTGAAAATTTTGTTCGGGTACAAAGTGATGCAGCAGTAAGAAAATTGGCAAGTTTATATCCATATGATAATTTTGCTGATGAAGGATTAGATGAGGATATTACATTGAGAGCAAGTGTTAACGAAGTGAGTGAGGCTTTAGAACAGGAGTTGTCAGAAAGATTGGCAATGGCTGGTATTGAGGTGTTAGAAGCTAGAATAGGATACTTGGCATATGCTCAAGAAATTGCAAATGCAATGCTAAAACGTCAACAAGCTACAGCGATTGTGGCGGCTAGACATAAAATTGTTGAAGGAGCTGTAAGTATGGTAGAAATGGCGTTGGATGAGTTAAGTAAAAAGAATATAATAGATCTTGATGAAGATCGAAAGGCGACTATGGTTAGTAATTTAATGGTGATATTATGTTCTGATAAAGATGCAACACCAGTGGTTAATACAGGGACATTAACTTAG
- a CDS encoding M15 family metallopeptidase yields MILLVSISNQVKAQENSGTLPKGFVYAKEVIPKLRTDLRYYSENNFIGKPIDGYNKPKCILTKEAAQALKKVQQDFEKLGFGLLVFDAYRPQRAVNQFVKWAQDTTDTKMKNQYYPNIDKKDLFKEEYIAAKSGHSRGSTVDLTIVSLKTGHILDLGSDFDLFDKKSHVNFKNVTKNQRSIRLMLQRRMVKHGFKPHEKEWWHFTLAKEPYPDTYFDFSIE; encoded by the coding sequence GTGATATTACTAGTTAGTATCTCAAATCAAGTTAAAGCTCAAGAAAATTCTGGAACCTTGCCAAAAGGTTTTGTTTATGCTAAAGAAGTAATTCCTAAATTAAGAACTGATTTACGCTATTATTCTGAAAACAATTTTATTGGAAAACCTATAGATGGCTACAACAAACCCAAGTGTATTTTAACCAAAGAAGCTGCTCAAGCTTTAAAAAAAGTACAACAGGACTTTGAAAAATTAGGTTTTGGTCTTTTAGTATTTGATGCATACAGACCTCAACGTGCTGTAAATCAATTTGTAAAATGGGCACAAGACACTACGGATACTAAAATGAAAAATCAATATTATCCTAACATAGATAAAAAAGATTTATTTAAAGAGGAATATATTGCTGCTAAATCTGGTCATAGTAGAGGAAGTACGGTAGATTTAACTATTGTTTCTTTAAAAACAGGACATATATTAGATTTAGGTAGCGACTTTGATTTATTTGATAAAAAATCTCATGTTAACTTTAAAAACGTAACTAAAAACCAACGCTCTATTCGATTGATGTTGCAACGTAGAATGGTAAAGCATGGATTTAAACCTCATGAAAAAGAATGGTGGCATTTTACATTAGCAAAAGAACCTTACCCCGACACTTACTTTGATTTCTCAATAGAATAA